One genomic region from Nitrospirota bacterium encodes:
- a CDS encoding epoxyqueuosine reductase QueH has protein sequence MKLLLHMCCANCSLYPVKNLTSKKIELKGLWFNPNIHPEEEYLNRLDALKRLDGLWSLDIEYIDYYGLDYFLKVAKEEDRCSVCYRVRLGKTAEVAKKMGLDGFTTTLLVSPYQKFDLIVETGREMERLYSIPFYLEDMRHGWKEGIRVSKELGLYRQRYCGCMFSMIDTGTGNLIK, from the coding sequence ATGAAGCTTCTTTTGCATATGTGCTGTGCAAATTGTAGTCTTTATCCTGTCAAGAATCTTACATCAAAAAAAATAGAGTTAAAGGGTCTCTGGTTTAACCCCAATATTCATCCAGAGGAGGAATATCTGAATAGGCTCGATGCCTTAAAGAGACTCGATGGACTCTGGAGCCTCGATATAGAATACATCGATTACTACGGGCTTGACTACTTTCTCAAGGTGGCTAAGGAAGAAGACCGCTGTAGTGTCTGTTACAGGGTGAGGCTCGGAAAGACTGCCGAGGTTGCAAAAAAGATGGGGCTCGATGGCTTTACCACAACACTCCTTGTAAGCCCTTATCAGAAGTTCGATTTGATAGTGGAGACAGGAAGGGAGATGGAAAGGCTTTATTCGATTCCGTTTTATCTTGAGGACATGAGGCATGGATGGAAAGAGGGTATAAGGGTCTCAAAGGAGCTTGGTCTTTACAGGCAGAGATACTGTGGATGTATGTTTTCGATGATTGACACAGGCACTGGCAATCTAATAAAATAA
- a CDS encoding tetratricopeptide repeat protein → MAMDNLEKLREKVGKDPASKLFVPLAEEYKKAGMLDKAIETLSAGLVLQPGYMSARVALGKIFLEKGMQEAARDEFEKVIKAIPDNLFAQRKLAEIYMGMGNTESALARYKTVLKLNPLDEEVSSAIKELEEFASEKLTAEKPLQAEPVELEEIIPEQPALEEAETLEILTEELPSEEPVEIPTEMPEFVMPDETTLAQQPYQEETEEIEIIKESSEALSIEEAEELLKEVSLPEEAISIPEELLAEAALPEETDEFMRLHEEPLEEVLPKEEAISETPMTVSHASLVLADSFISEGNYYEAMRTYKTLLKDDPQNKRVMQRTHELKALLKLLGKDKEVLVVRLETFLNAIKKRGSELFRSS, encoded by the coding sequence ATGGCAATGGACAATCTCGAAAAACTCAGAGAGAAGGTAGGAAAAGACCCTGCCTCAAAGCTTTTTGTTCCTCTTGCCGAAGAGTATAAAAAAGCAGGAATGCTCGATAAGGCTATAGAGACCTTATCTGCAGGGCTTGTGCTTCAGCCCGGATACATGAGTGCAAGGGTAGCACTCGGAAAGATATTTCTCGAAAAGGGTATGCAGGAAGCCGCAAGGGACGAGTTCGAGAAGGTCATAAAGGCTATACCCGATAACCTCTTTGCCCAGAGAAAACTTGCAGAGATATATATGGGTATGGGCAATACCGAATCTGCCTTAGCCCGATATAAGACAGTCTTAAAACTTAATCCCCTCGATGAAGAGGTATCTTCTGCAATCAAGGAACTTGAGGAGTTTGCCTCTGAAAAATTAACTGCCGAAAAACCTCTACAGGCTGAACCAGTTGAACTCGAAGAGATTATACCCGAGCAACCAGCCTTAGAAGAGGCTGAAACATTAGAGATTCTCACAGAGGAACTGCCATCCGAAGAGCCTGTGGAAATCCCTACGGAAATGCCTGAATTTGTAATGCCTGATGAAACGACCCTTGCTCAACAACCATATCAAGAAGAAACCGAGGAAATAGAAATAATAAAAGAGTCTTCAGAGGCTCTCTCTATAGAAGAGGCAGAAGAATTGCTCAAAGAGGTATCCCTGCCAGAAGAGGCTATCTCTATTCCAGAGGAACTATTGGCTGAAGCTGCCTTACCAGAGGAGACAGATGAGTTTATGCGGCTACATGAGGAGCCCTTAGAGGAAGTTCTTCCAAAGGAAGAGGCAATCTCCGAGACACCTATGACTGTGTCTCATGCCTCATTAGTCCTTGCGGATTCATTTATTTCAGAGGGAAATTATTATGAGGCAATGCGCACATATAAGACACTCCTTAAAGACGACCCTCAGAATAAACGGGTAATGCAAAGAACGCATGAGTTAAAGGCACTTCTTAAACTTCTTGGCAAGGACAAGGAAGTGCTTGTGGTAAGACTGGAAACATTTCTTAATGCTATAAAAAAGAGGGGCAGTGAGCTTTTCAGAAGTTCTTAA
- a CDS encoding cytochrome C: MKYLKMLLLIAIVVVPVSVYAGAKSIDELAKMYDSSDCKGCHAEIYAQWEKSHHARPLMGVKGGLMLVPVVKESAFSPKDKDGKVDPKVATAKNFPCFKCHLPNALDAENSFFAEVAQALLDGNKEKISKLQITCTVCHNTKAILHKRELGEPEKGVIYSSKDNDAHPGGKIKKSAIFTNSLFCGQCHGLGPNLEFDQPFQCANLYGSYLHNYISSGGTKTCQNCHMQKGDHLIAPDWNDEKATVELLGKAISLDVQTVGYDWLRKAGTYVSKVVVSTTITTTAGHRTPDG, translated from the coding sequence ATGAAGTATCTGAAAATGCTACTGTTAATAGCGATTGTAGTAGTGCCTGTTTCGGTTTATGCAGGCGCAAAGAGCATCGATGAGCTTGCAAAGATGTATGATAGTAGTGATTGTAAGGGCTGTCATGCCGAGATTTATGCCCAGTGGGAAAAGTCCCATCATGCAAGGCCTCTTATGGGGGTCAAAGGCGGATTAATGCTTGTGCCTGTGGTAAAGGAAAGTGCGTTTTCACCAAAGGACAAGGATGGCAAGGTTGATCCTAAAGTGGCAACAGCAAAGAACTTTCCCTGCTTCAAATGCCATCTACCGAATGCATTGGATGCAGAGAATTCGTTTTTCGCAGAGGTGGCACAGGCTCTCTTAGACGGCAATAAGGAGAAAATAAGCAAGCTTCAGATTACATGTACCGTCTGCCATAACACCAAGGCGATTCTTCACAAGCGTGAGCTTGGCGAGCCTGAAAAGGGCGTCATCTATAGCTCAAAAGACAATGATGCACATCCAGGCGGAAAGATTAAAAAGAGCGCAATATTTACCAACTCGCTCTTTTGCGGACAGTGCCATGGACTTGGTCCTAACCTTGAATTCGACCAGCCATTTCAGTGTGCAAATCTGTATGGCAGTTATCTCCATAACTATATATCCTCAGGCGGAACAAAGACCTGTCAGAACTGCCACATGCAAAAAGGCGACCACCTTATAGCACCTGATTGGAACGATGAAAAGGCAACGGTAGAGCTCCTCGGCAAGGCGATTTCCCTCGATGTGCAGACCGTCGGATACGATTGGCTGAGAAAGGCAGGCACTTATGTGTCTAAGGTTGTCGTGTCCACAACGATAACTACAACTGCCGGGCATAGAACCCCTGATGGCTGA
- a CDS encoding DUF3373 family protein, whose amino-acid sequence MRKILVFLLLALLLIPTLSSASEEELKSDIEALKKQVEELKMSSGKAEWPSWLKLNGDLRTRIDSLKGKVHDHTLALPRGTYYNGMPLFYFNAASSINGYDAKNDPIFTNRFRLGIVVNPVENVYATAKLAAYKVWGHQTETPVQGAYFADRANGTFDGSVTHVPEDNILRVDQADFTILKILGKPIWFSVGRRPSTGGVPTHYRRNEEKVGTGGVQGILVDYAFDGTSLGVAPEISGLPGAYAKVCYGKGYDSGFKNLQGNSIKDVTMVGLDIVAIETDALRVEVETNKAFNIFDNMPDAGVRTNLGDIVQYGTTVSGKVANLNLFASAGLSKTEPNNNMFTYGIDNDNDGAPEMTAGAGLLYDAVKEDHSGWAVYVGGRYDVEKTRTKIGAEYNHGSKYWIAFTPAADDMWTSKLGTRGDVYEVYVIQSLNRKPIAKRGQVFFRLGYQYYDFKHTGSNNWVGAPREIAKLTTNDFANGNAQMFQPIDKAYDIYLTLEVVF is encoded by the coding sequence ATGAGAAAGATTTTGGTATTCCTGCTTTTGGCACTTCTTCTTATCCCTACCCTCTCCTCTGCCAGCGAAGAAGAGCTAAAATCTGACATAGAAGCGCTTAAGAAGCAGGTTGAAGAACTCAAGATGTCCTCAGGAAAGGCTGAGTGGCCCTCATGGCTTAAGCTAAATGGAGACCTGAGGACAAGGATTGACAGTCTCAAGGGCAAGGTCCATGACCACACCCTTGCGCTACCGAGAGGGACATATTATAACGGAATGCCCCTCTTCTATTTCAACGCCGCAAGCTCAATAAATGGTTATGATGCAAAGAACGACCCCATCTTTACAAACCGCTTCAGGCTTGGCATTGTTGTCAATCCTGTAGAGAATGTCTATGCAACAGCAAAGCTTGCTGCTTACAAGGTCTGGGGGCATCAGACCGAAACACCCGTTCAGGGTGCATACTTCGCTGACAGGGCTAATGGCACATTTGACGGCTCAGTAACGCATGTTCCTGAGGATAACATCCTCAGAGTTGACCAAGCAGACTTCACCATACTGAAAATACTCGGTAAGCCCATCTGGTTTTCTGTTGGAAGGAGACCCTCAACAGGTGGAGTTCCCACACATTATAGAAGGAATGAAGAGAAGGTAGGCACAGGCGGAGTGCAGGGCATACTCGTTGACTATGCATTTGACGGCACCTCATTAGGTGTTGCTCCTGAGATAAGCGGGCTTCCAGGGGCTTATGCAAAGGTATGCTACGGGAAGGGCTATGACTCAGGCTTCAAAAACCTTCAGGGTAACAGCATCAAGGATGTCACAATGGTTGGCTTAGACATAGTTGCGATAGAGACAGATGCCCTTCGCGTGGAGGTTGAAACAAACAAAGCATTTAACATATTTGACAACATGCCCGATGCAGGCGTCAGGACAAACCTCGGCGACATAGTGCAATATGGAACTACGGTCTCTGGAAAAGTTGCCAATCTTAATCTCTTTGCAAGCGCTGGACTTAGTAAGACAGAACCCAATAACAACATGTTCACCTATGGCATTGACAACGACAATGACGGTGCCCCTGAGATGACAGCTGGTGCAGGACTTCTTTATGATGCGGTGAAGGAGGACCACTCAGGCTGGGCAGTCTATGTTGGAGGCAGATATGATGTAGAGAAAACCCGCACCAAGATTGGCGCAGAATACAACCACGGCTCCAAATACTGGATAGCCTTTACCCCTGCGGCAGATGACATGTGGACAAGCAAGCTCGGCACAAGAGGTGATGTCTACGAGGTCTATGTGATACAGTCCCTGAACAGAAAACCCATTGCAAAGCGCGGGCAGGTGTTCTTTAGGCTCGGCTATCAGTATTATGACTTCAAACACACGGGCTCCAACAACTGGGTGGGCGCACCGAGAGAGATAGCCAAGCTTACAACAAACGACTTCGCAAACGGAAACGCACAGATGTTCCAGCCCATTGACAAGGCATACGACATCTACCTCACTTTAGAGGTAGTATTCTAA
- a CDS encoding winged helix-turn-helix transcriptional regulator, which produces MNKSKTLFELQAEVCKTLASPKRLEIIDVLKSGEKTVTSLVQILGIPKANISQHLSLMKHKGILRSRREGVNIYYSIANPKVVKACLLMKEVLTEQMKERSKLINA; this is translated from the coding sequence ATGAATAAAAGTAAAACGCTCTTTGAGTTACAGGCTGAGGTCTGTAAGACCCTTGCAAGCCCGAAAAGGCTTGAGATAATAGATGTGCTTAAGTCAGGTGAAAAGACTGTAACCAGTCTTGTTCAAATACTCGGCATTCCAAAGGCTAATATCTCACAGCACCTTTCCCTGATGAAGCACAAGGGGATACTTAGGTCAAGAAGGGAGGGTGTCAATATCTACTATAGCATTGCAAACCCAAAGGTAGTGAAGGCATGCCTCCTCATGAAAGAGGTCCTTACAGAACAGATGAAAGAAAGAAGCAAGCTCATAAATGCCTAA
- a CDS encoding DUF2318 domain-containing protein — MRNLAVILAIFAFFSCKGNASYPPPPLRGDMVELDIRDLKEKLPVFYSYIYEGRRVNFFVLKINGNVSSFFDACMKCYPKRLGYFPEDESLVCRACGIKYPIDALKGIGTCYPIGLEGRAEKDSYIIEKGELIKGTQYF; from the coding sequence ATGAGGAATTTAGCAGTAATCTTGGCCATATTTGCATTTTTTTCCTGTAAGGGCAATGCCTCTTATCCACCGCCTCCACTTAGGGGCGATATGGTCGAACTGGATATAAGGGATCTGAAAGAGAAGCTACCTGTATTTTACTCATATATCTATGAGGGCAGGAGAGTTAATTTCTTTGTCCTAAAGATAAACGGCAATGTCTCTTCATTTTTTGATGCCTGTATGAAATGCTATCCAAAGAGGCTTGGCTATTTTCCGGAAGATGAAAGCCTCGTGTGCAGGGCATGTGGAATAAAATACCCTATCGATGCCCTCAAAGGCATAGGAACCTGTTATCCCATAGGGCTTGAGGGAAGAGCTGAGAAGGACAGCTACATAATAGAAAAAGGAGAGCTAATCAAAGGGACACAATATTTTTAA
- a CDS encoding nitrous oxide reductase accessory protein NosL, producing the protein MIRDYKEGQRNLLGVLLVCLLVVGFSVNVFSQPMEIGEGAMCAECGMKVDKASPFIAQIVTKDGKLLSFCDVGDMLIHYKKMKEKPETVFVKDMTSGTWIDALTAHYVKSSEFSTPMGYGIGAFKDKDSTSKKGALMTFNEAMEMPVRMPMKMH; encoded by the coding sequence ATGATTAGAGATTACAAAGAAGGTCAGAGAAATTTGCTTGGAGTTTTGTTGGTATGCCTTTTGGTAGTGGGCTTTTCGGTGAATGTATTTTCCCAGCCAATGGAGATTGGAGAAGGTGCGATGTGTGCTGAGTGCGGAATGAAGGTTGATAAGGCATCTCCATTCATAGCCCAAATAGTAACCAAGGATGGGAAACTCCTTTCATTCTGCGATGTCGGAGACATGCTCATCCACTATAAAAAGATGAAAGAAAAGCCTGAAACCGTATTTGTCAAAGATATGACCTCAGGCACATGGATAGATGCACTCACCGCACATTATGTAAAAAGCTCTGAGTTTTCAACACCAATGGGCTATGGTATCGGTGCATTTAAAGACAAAGACTCTACCTCTAAGAAGGGTGCTCTGATGACATTCAATGAGGCAATGGAGATGCCTGTCAGGATGCCCATGAAGATGCATTAA
- a CDS encoding C-GCAxxG-C-C family protein — translation MIDIKNENLSRRELLKGAGKLAIGTAIVSAGGLTLISKAEAKETPLPWPYKKLDPEEVGKIAYENWYKGFCCYSVASGIILPLREKIGEPYTSFPVESLVWGHGGVVGWGTLCGTMLGASVVTSLICGPGVAKDGEQIANEVIHWYADTELPIYTPKTPKTAAEMIKSKSDSPLCHISVGKWMKKADKGFWTPERKDRCARLSADVAMRTVKLLNDWADGKFKAEHKLPALVYNITSQHNCTECHGSAVPEINTKGNPTK, via the coding sequence ATGATAGATATAAAAAATGAAAATCTCTCAAGGAGAGAGCTATTAAAAGGTGCAGGCAAGCTTGCCATTGGAACAGCCATTGTATCAGCAGGAGGACTTACACTGATTTCAAAGGCAGAGGCTAAAGAAACACCACTGCCATGGCCATACAAAAAGTTGGATCCTGAGGAGGTTGGGAAAATAGCCTATGAAAACTGGTATAAGGGATTCTGCTGTTATTCAGTTGCAAGCGGAATAATCCTTCCCCTCAGAGAAAAGATTGGAGAACCCTATACCTCATTCCCCGTAGAATCCCTTGTATGGGGTCACGGTGGGGTGGTAGGATGGGGAACGCTATGCGGAACAATGCTTGGAGCCAGCGTTGTTACATCTCTCATATGTGGACCCGGCGTAGCTAAAGACGGCGAACAGATTGCCAATGAGGTGATACATTGGTATGCGGACACAGAGCTACCAATTTATACCCCTAAGACTCCAAAGACAGCTGCAGAGATGATAAAGAGCAAGAGTGATTCTCCTTTATGCCACATTTCAGTTGGCAAATGGATGAAGAAGGCAGATAAAGGATTCTGGACCCCTGAGAGGAAAGACAGGTGTGCCAGGCTCTCTGCTGATGTAGCAATGCGGACAGTGAAACTCTTGAATGACTGGGCTGATGGTAAGTTTAAGGCTGAACACAAACTCCCTGCCTTAGTCTATAATATAACTTCCCAGCATAACTGCACGGAGTGTCATGGCTCGGCTGTACCCGAGATAAACACAAAGGGTAACCCGACCAAATAA
- a CDS encoding DUF5615 family PIN-like protein, producing the protein MNFLVDMPVSPEVARWLTEKGHDAVHASDIGLYTAKDKEILEEARKQERVIITADLDFPQILALSKSKDPGIILFRGGNYNEQEMRTLLSRVLESVKEDKIQNSITVVDRARIRRTTLPID; encoded by the coding sequence ATGAATTTCCTCGTGGACATGCCTGTCTCGCCCGAGGTTGCGAGATGGCTTACCGAAAAGGGACACGACGCCGTTCACGCCTCTGACATCGGCCTATATACCGCTAAAGACAAAGAAATCCTTGAAGAAGCAAGAAAACAAGAAAGAGTCATCATTACCGCAGACCTCGACTTCCCGCAAATTCTCGCTCTGAGCAAATCAAAAGACCCGGGGATTATTCTGTTCAGAGGCGGTAATTACAATGAACAGGAAATGCGCACCCTTCTAAGCAGAGTGCTTGAAAGCGTTAAGGAAGACAAAATCCAAAATTCCATAACCGTGGTGGACAGAGCCCGTATACGCCGAACCACCCTTCCGATTGACTGA
- a CDS encoding DUF433 domain-containing protein codes for MRFNRITVDPEVCSGKPCIRGLRFPVSRILGLLSAGETKESILRVYPYLEPEDIDEALRYAACLADEEIMEFA; via the coding sequence ATGAGATTCAACAGGATAACGGTTGATCCCGAGGTTTGCTCCGGCAAGCCCTGTATAAGAGGGCTGAGATTCCCGGTCTCCCGGATTCTCGGGCTTCTCTCTGCCGGAGAGACAAAAGAATCTATACTAAGGGTATATCCTTATCTTGAGCCGGAAGATATTGATGAGGCATTGAGATATGCGGCATGCCTTGCTGACGAGGAAATCATGGAGTTTGCATGA
- a CDS encoding B12-binding domain-containing radical SAM protein codes for MANLGKNSSADIILLYPKTGLDIGGHTVAPPHSSLAVAAPVHNAGYKVKIVDMRRDANWQGTIKQSLSSDTICVGVTTMTGTQVFFAIMMASYVRHLTGGKIPIVWGGPHPTILPEQTLQNENVDIVVVGEGDVTFLELVKALEKKQPLDGISGIAFKNGGGVTITPPKGLLDVNTLLPVPWDLINVEDYITPDNYFLKGSPRTLDVGQTSRGCPHRCGFCLSSSILQKKWRPMTIDRAMDIILEPVKKYKLTGIWVRDDEFYVSPKRAFTICENIVNSGHNILWYATGSRVDDFNRFTDENLELLKRSGAQITKFGAESGNNRILDLIQKGFHIEDTIKANLRCKKHGIIPAYSLIIGFPTETIEEINNTINFGFRLRRDNPSAQLETMPTYTAFPCTPMYDLALSLGLRPPDRLEGWADWILDDYDLEGRQIPWFNRRQRLWIGNISYLSILAHAIGNVAGGIENKFWRAFFSSVLVPMQSYYRWRLKHKFYKRLPELRVARYLRKKIFYRSSKMIK; via the coding sequence ATGGCTAATCTCGGCAAAAACTCATCTGCTGACATCATTCTTCTATATCCAAAGACTGGACTTGATATAGGAGGGCATACGGTTGCTCCTCCTCACTCCTCGCTGGCAGTTGCCGCACCTGTTCACAACGCAGGCTATAAGGTCAAGATAGTTGACATGAGGCGTGATGCCAACTGGCAAGGTACAATCAAGCAGTCTCTGTCAAGCGATACGATTTGCGTTGGCGTAACCACAATGACTGGTACACAGGTTTTCTTTGCCATTATGATGGCAAGCTATGTAAGGCATCTTACAGGAGGCAAAATCCCCATAGTCTGGGGAGGGCCTCATCCAACGATTCTTCCTGAGCAGACCCTTCAGAACGAAAATGTAGATATTGTCGTTGTGGGCGAAGGAGATGTAACATTTTTAGAATTAGTAAAAGCACTTGAGAAAAAACAGCCCCTTGATGGCATTAGCGGCATTGCATTTAAAAACGGAGGTGGTGTCACTATAACCCCTCCAAAGGGACTTCTCGATGTCAACACCCTTCTGCCTGTTCCATGGGATTTGATTAATGTGGAAGACTATATCACGCCTGATAACTATTTCCTTAAAGGCAGTCCGAGAACACTGGATGTCGGGCAGACAAGCAGGGGCTGTCCTCACAGATGCGGTTTCTGCCTAAGTTCGAGCATACTCCAGAAGAAATGGCGTCCTATGACGATTGACCGTGCAATGGATATCATTCTTGAGCCTGTAAAAAAATACAAGCTCACAGGTATATGGGTAAGGGACGATGAGTTTTATGTAAGCCCCAAAAGGGCATTCACTATCTGCGAAAACATCGTCAACAGTGGTCACAATATCTTATGGTATGCAACTGGCTCGAGGGTAGATGACTTTAACAGGTTTACAGACGAAAACCTGGAGCTTCTTAAGCGAAGCGGCGCCCAGATTACGAAGTTTGGCGCTGAATCCGGAAACAACAGGATTTTAGATTTAATCCAGAAGGGCTTTCATATAGAAGACACCATAAAGGCAAACCTGAGATGTAAAAAGCATGGAATCATCCCGGCTTATTCCCTGATTATAGGGTTTCCAACAGAGACCATAGAGGAGATAAACAACACGATTAACTTTGGCTTTAGACTGAGAAGGGACAACCCCTCTGCACAGCTTGAAACAATGCCTACATATACTGCATTCCCCTGCACCCCTATGTATGACCTTGCACTGTCCCTTGGGCTCAGGCCTCCTGACCGTCTTGAGGGCTGGGCAGATTGGATTTTAGATGACTATGACCTCGAAGGAAGACAGATTCCATGGTTTAACCGTAGACAGAGGCTCTGGATAGGCAATATAAGCTATCTTAGCATCCTTGCCCATGCAATTGGAAATGTAGCAGGCGGAATAGAAAACAAGTTCTGGAGAGCATTCTTTTCCTCTGTCTTAGTGCCCATGCAGTCATACTATAGATGGAGACTGAAACACAAATTCTACAAACGGCTTCCAGAGCTGAGGGTTGCCCGATATCTCAGGAAGAAGATATTCTACAGGTCCTCCAAGATGATAAAATAA
- a CDS encoding glycosyltransferase family 2 protein, which translates to MNLLSKESPFVSVVFSFRNEEEVIPELIKRLRDVFEGELKENRIKGHELIFVNDDSTDHSLELLLEQDKGYGDIKVINMSRTFGVSVCVMAGLKYSKGDVVLYMDADLQDPPELIPALIEEWRKDDVDVVYTTRRTRKGEHPFKLWLTRLGYRILKTVSNIDIPANSGDFKLISRRAVNELIRLHEKKPFTRGLISWIGFKQRQVFYDRDPRYAGETKFPIYSWKVISNFLDSALISFSDVPLKLALLSGFVISSSAFLFLIWVFIQKFLGLALPGWSALAAIILVLGGIQLITIGVLGLYINSIFNETKKRPNYIVKDTYGFNDP; encoded by the coding sequence ATGAACCTCTTATCCAAAGAAAGCCCTTTTGTCTCGGTAGTTTTCTCTTTTCGGAATGAAGAAGAGGTCATACCAGAGTTGATAAAACGGCTTCGGGATGTCTTTGAAGGAGAGCTTAAAGAAAACAGGATTAAAGGGCACGAACTAATATTCGTAAATGACGATTCGACTGACCACTCCTTAGAGCTTCTCCTTGAGCAGGATAAAGGCTATGGCGATATCAAGGTCATAAACATGTCCAGAACCTTTGGGGTCTCTGTGTGCGTCATGGCAGGCTTGAAATACTCAAAGGGAGATGTTGTCCTCTACATGGATGCTGACCTTCAGGACCCTCCTGAGCTAATACCAGCGCTTATCGAGGAATGGAGGAAAGACGATGTGGATGTCGTTTATACCACAAGAAGAACAAGGAAGGGCGAGCATCCATTTAAGCTCTGGCTCACGAGGCTTGGCTATAGGATTCTCAAGACTGTCTCGAACATAGATATTCCGGCAAACTCAGGGGACTTCAAGCTTATTTCAAGAAGGGCTGTAAATGAGCTTATAAGACTCCACGAGAAGAAGCCATTTACACGGGGACTGATTTCATGGATTGGGTTTAAACAAAGGCAGGTCTTCTACGACAGAGACCCCCGCTATGCAGGAGAAACTAAATTCCCAATCTATAGCTGGAAGGTGATTAGCAATTTTCTGGATTCTGCACTAATATCGTTTTCGGATGTGCCTCTTAAGCTTGCCCTTCTTAGCGGCTTTGTCATATCAAGCAGTGCATTCCTCTTTCTCATATGGGTATTCATCCAGAAATTCCTTGGACTTGCCCTTCCTGGCTGGTCTGCCTTAGCCGCAATAATATTAGTTCTTGGAGGCATACAGCTTATTACTATAGGAGTGCTGGGGCTTTATATAAACTCAATCTTCAATGAGACGAAAAAAAGGCCTAATTATATTGTCAAAGACACATACGGGTTTAATGACCCTTGA